A genomic window from Montipora capricornis isolate CH-2021 chromosome 8, ASM3666992v2, whole genome shotgun sequence includes:
- the LOC138060344 gene encoding SET and MYND domain-containing protein 4-like — MNNDPQYGIFQEWFNSISYLLKQSGRLKEISSQFGTLKSDDERVLFGLTLACLDNVFTVEPSFLPKSAAESTRLRNEGNKLFQKNRYREAFQIYSSSILNAPCESKGKELSLAFANSSAVLYHLKQYTECLKGIELALKNGYPDNLRYKLFDRQGKCFVELGKFDEAMRCFGKAKQALNESKLDSKKMDIWYKDLEMELCRIYENEKSVEQTSNDKSVLNGLVELPKLSHGRNSKFVSASCAIDIVTSHVTGRHPVATQDIKVGDILVIEKPFASVLLPRHVTSHCYHCLRLMANIIPIPCCQCSMVRYCSESCANQSWELYHSVECVSLDLIHRSGLDGNALLALRIVAKAGYKFLVEFRNIIQQGLCILAGKEAGCCKNGVYDSSHYFPIYCLMTHSEDRSNSDLFQRTMKAVFLLKVLQQGGFFGKIPCSHQDLAFIGGLILRHLQSNPCNAHEISELQLNPSSVASSETDEIAAGIYATLSLFNHSCDPSITRNFYGDTCVVHAIKNIPTGEEISDNYGTLCALTIKAERQEKLNSQYYFTCRCNACENNFPLYVDIPNTTSPVFKCVNCFAPLHHMTGKSTDRLTDHKLTNSNMDEALSAVCTSCNCNCNVKEMGTELKTSEDLCQKAMDALLLKADAVGSVTVLESHLRLLEKLVCRPWRDFNNCQEAIKQCYSIMANCRLIA; from the coding sequence ATGAATAATGATCCGCAATATGGCATATTTCAAGAATGGTTCAACTCTATCAGTTATTTACTAAAGCAAAGTGGACGCTTGAAAGAGATTTCATCCCAGTTTGGTACTCTTAAGTCAGACGATGAAAGGGTTTTGTTTGGATTAACTTTAGCTTGTCTCGACAATGTTTTCACTGTGGAGCCTTCATTTTTACCGAAATCAGCAGCAGAATCCACCAGACTGCGTAATGAAGGAAACAAGCTGTTTCAAAAGAACAGATACCGAGAAGCATTTCAAATTTACTCAAGTAGCATATTAAATGCACCTTGTGAAAGCAAAGGCAAGGAACTTTCCCTTGCTTTTGCCAATAGCTCTGCAGTTTTGTATCATTTAAAACAGTACACTGAGTGCCTTAAAGGCATAGAACTAGCATTGAAAAATGGTTACCCAGACAACTTAAGATACAAGTTGTTTGATCGGCAAGGGAAATGCTTTGTTGAACTTGGCAAGTTTGATGAAGCAATGAGATGTTTTGGCAAAGCTAAGCAGGCATTAAATGAATCAAAACTCGATTCTAAGAAAATGGACATTTGGTACAAAGACCTTGAAATGGAACTCTGCAGAATCTATGAAAATGAGAAGTCAGTAGAACAAACTTCAAATGATAAAAGTGTTTTGAATGGACTGGTTGAATTACCAAAGCTTAGCCATGGTCGCAACAGCAAGTTTGTTTCTGCATCTTGTGCCATTGACATTGTGACTTCTCATGTGACTGGCAGACACCCAGTAGCCACTCAAGACATCAAGGTAGGAGATATTTTAGTCATCGAGAAGCCATTTGCATCTGTTCTGTTGCCAAGGCATGTAACAAGTCACTGTTACCATTGTCTGAGGCTCATGGCTAATATAATCCCAATCCCTTGCTGCCAATGTAGTATGGTGAGGTATTGCAGTGAATCTTGTGCTAATCAGAGCTGGGAATTGTATCATTCAGTCGAATGCGTAAGTCTTGATCTCATCCATCGATCTGGTCTGGATGGGAATGCTCTCCTTGCTCTTAGAATAGTAGCAAAGGCTGGCTACAAATTTCTGGTGGAATTCAGAAATATTATTCAGCAAGGTTTGTGTATCCTCGCTGGTAAGGAAGCAGGGTGCTGCAAGAATGGAGTCTATGACTCATCACATTACTTTCCAATATACTGTCTTATGACCCATTCTGAAGACCGGAGCAACAGCGATCTCTTCCAACGGACAATGAAAGCAGTATTTTTACTTAAGGTACTCCAACAAGGaggtttttttggaaaaattccATGTTCACATCAGGATTTGGCCTTTATTGGTGGTCTGATTTTGCGACACCTTCAATCAAATCCCTGTAATGCCCATGAAATCTCAGAACTGCAACTCAATCCCAGTTCTGTTGCAAGTTCAGAAACAGACGAAATTGCAGCTGGGATATACGCCACCTTAAGCCTGTTCAACCATTCTTGTGACCCATCAATAACGAGGAATTTTTATGGAGACACATGTGTTGTTCATGCGATAAAAAACATTCCAACAGGTGAGGAGATCTCTGACAACTATGGCACTCTTTGTGCACTCACCATCAAAGCTGAGAGGCAAGAAAAGTTGAACAGTCAGTATTATTTCACATGCCGTTGTAATGCATGTGAAAACAACTTTCCTTTATATGTCGATATCCCAAACACTACTTCTCCAGTTTTCAAGTGTGTCAACTGTTTTGCACCCCTTCATCACATGACAGGTAAGAGCACGGATCGTTTGACAGACCACAAATTAACTAACAGCAACATGGATGAAGCACTGTCGGCTGTCTGTACTAGCTGTAACTGCAATTGCAATGTGAAAGAGATGGGGACTGAATTGAAGACTTCTGAAGACCTCTGTCAAAAAGCAATGGATGCTCTTCTTCTGAAGGCAGATGCAGTAGGGAGTGTGACTGTGCTGGAGTCACATCTCAGGCTTCTTGAAAAGTTGGTTTGCCGTCCGTGGAGGGACTTCAACAACTGTCAGGAAGCCATCAAACAGTGCTACAGCATAATGGCAAACTGTCGTCTAATTGCATGA
- the LOC138058955 gene encoding programmed cell death protein 6-like — translation MAWNQHSGHPPGYNPAYAGQHNYGQPQGYQQQQQNPYGPPPPRSQYPPPGYPGGWGSRPAPPPGIDPVLWEWFQTVDQDKSGKITAEELRRALFNNNWSQFNPETCRLMVGMFDKDQSGTIDIYEFSALWKYIQQWKQCFDSFDRDRSGTIDANELQTAFTSFGYRLSPNFCNLCVRKFDRLNANTMKFDDFIQCCVMLKSLTDAFRKHDHQQNGTVTINYEQFLEMVLGHTLTGL, via the exons ATGGCTTGGAATCAGCATTCAGGACATCCACCGGGATATAACCCAGCTTAC GCTGGGCAGCACAATTATGGGCAGCCACAGGGataccaacaacaacaacagaatcCTTATGGACCTCCTCCCCCTCGATCTCAGTACCCCCCTCCTGGTTACCCAGGTGGGTGGGGGAGTCGTCCTGCCCCTCCTCCAGGGATAGATCCAGTCCTTTGGGAGTGGTTTCAG ACAGTGGATCAAGATAAGAGTGGTAAAATTACTGCTGAGGAGTTACGTCGAGCCCTCTTCAACAACAACTGGTCACAGTTCAATCCTGAAACTTGTCGATTAATGGTTGGCATGTTTGACAAAGATCA ATCTGGCACAATTGATATCTATGAATTTTCTGCTTTGTGGAAATACATACAACAGtggaaacaatgttttgacag TTTTGATCGTGATCGATCAGGAACAATAGATGCCAATGAACTGCAAACAGCATTCACGTCCTTTGGATACAGATT ATCACCAAACTTTTGCAATTTGTGTGTACGAAAATTTGATCGCCTGAATGCTAACACcatgaagtttgatgacttcaTTCAGTGCTGCGTTATGCTGAAATCATTAACAGATGCCTTTAGAAAACACGATCACCAACAGAATGGCACAGTCACCATCAACTATGAACAG TTTCTAGAAATGGTTCTTGGTCACACATTGACTGGTTTATAA
- the LOC138058956 gene encoding dynactin subunit 5-like — MIGLAMEQKDMFYNKAEYIETASGNKVSRQSVLCGSQNIVLNGKTIIQSDCILRGDLANVRIGRQCVISKRSVIRPPFKKFSKGVAFFPLHIGDHVIIEEDCVVNAAQVGSFVHIGKNCVIGRRSVLKDCCAIADNTVLPPETVVPPFTMYSGSPGVFTSELPECMQELMTERTKDYYQHFLPIKDDK; from the exons ATGATAGGATTAGCGATGGAGCAGAAAGATATGTTTTACAATAAGGCGGAGTACATAGAAACC GCATCTGGAAATAAAGTGAGCCGCCAGTCTGTTTTGTGTGGAAGCCAAAACATAGTCTTAAACGGAAAG ACCATCATTCAGTCTGATTGCATTCTCCGTGGTGATCTAGCAAACGTGAGAATTGGACGACAGTGTGTGATTAGCAAAAGAAGTGTGATTCGGCCTCCATTTAAGAAATTTAGCAAAGG AGTAGCGTTCTTTCCACTGCATATTGGAGATCATGTTATCATTGAGGAGGACTGTGTTGTCAATGCTGCCCAAGTTGGATCTTTTGTCCACATTGGAAAGAACTGTGTCATT GGTCGGCGAAGTGTTCTTAAAGACTGCTGCGCCATAGCAGATAATACGGTTCTTCCTCCCGAGACAGTTGTTCCACCATTCACAATGTATTCTGGATCTCCTG gtGTCTTCACTTCAGAATTACCCGAGTGTATGCAGGAATTAATGACAGAACGAACAAAAGACTACTATCAGCATTTTCTTCCAATTAAAGATGACAAATAA